In Hemicordylus capensis ecotype Gifberg chromosome 4, rHemCap1.1.pri, whole genome shotgun sequence, the genomic window CTCTTCTCCTTTGAGAGTGGGCGTCGCTGCCAGACTGGACAGGGTAGGTGCATTTTTCATCAGGGACAAATGGCTTCCAAACTTGCTTCCTAGGCTGCGGTAATGGCTGATTCCACGCCTCATGGTGTGTAGAAAATCTGGTTCTGATGTACAAACAGTTCTCTTTTAGGATAACATACAGGGCACATTTCTGCTACCACTTCAGCTAAATGTTAAAGTTGGACATATGAGACTGTAGTTAAAAGTCATAATAGTGGCATCTCTTTAACAGTAGACCATGAAGCCACTCAgatctttatttgttttgcttCTATACCGCCCAATCACTAGTCTCTAGACAGAATTATATTGGTAGTCTAATGATAATTATGCTATTACTTTAAGATCTGATAAAGCCATTCTATAGAAGCAGATATTCATAAAGTAATAGCATAATTATCATTAGACTACCAATATAATTCTGTCTAGAGACTAGAGGAACAGAGGTTCGGGAATTGATAATAGGAGGGTAGACATTCTAACTTTAATATCAGAGAAAGTTGACGTCATGAGAACATAAAAACTGCCTTgagtggatcagaccaaaggttcatctaGCACTCTGTAGCCACTTCCATTAGTGGCTCCCTAACGAACAAGACATGATGGAGATAGCCAGACCTTGCTTAGTATCTCTGTGAATGAAATTCCATGCTTTGCTATTGTGGTTGATAGTCACTAATAtccttcatagggttgttgtgaggataagcagaatcatgtacactgctctgggctccttggcggaagagtgggatataaatgtaaacataaacataaaataaaaatcctccataaatttgtctaatccatTTTTAAAGGCATCTGTGCAGGTGGTCCTCCACTACCACATCTCAGAGTggtgaattccataagttaattatatgTGAAGTACCTCCTTTCATTTTATCCTGAGCCTACAGGTGGTTTAATTGAATGAGCTCAagttttttcatttcatttctctgTTCTGTTTTAGGTGCTTCTCCATGTAATTGTGTAAgtggctctgggaagcccatgtatttattttatttatttattgttaaatttatataccacctttcattaaaaacaatcccagggCAGTTTATTGTATATTGTGAGAGAGTCCTAAATGCTTTTCTCTAAGAGCTTTGGAGGATCTATGTGTTATGGAAGACAGTTAGTACTAGTGTATGATACATATAGCAGCATACTTTTGATCTTCTGCATCTGCAGTAATTTGCTAGCATCTGTTCCATACAGTCTGATTCCATGTGGTGCTATGTAAACAAAACTGTGCAGACCATCAGGCACTAGGTTCCTGACTTTGGCACAGTGCGGCAACTCATTATAACATTGCAATAGCTTTTAGAATATCGATTGCACCAATGGTTACATTCCCCCAACAAAGCACACTGACGGACATAAGTATATTTGTGTGGGGTCAGAGAGAGGAGGGAAATTGTGCATGTCTGTACACTGGCTCCTGATTTATAAGCCATGGTTTATCAGGTGTCCGCATTGGTCTGCACCAGCAGCCTGTGTCTGCATTGCCTGCACCATAATGATTAATCACAAAAAATGTTGGGCCCCTAATCTTATAGATAAAAGCTGAATTTGATAAGCAAAATTTTCCAGTGACCAACAGGCTCCTGGCACCTGTACAGAAGCATAAATGAGTATTCATaagtgagtttgtttgtttgaacttTATTTCTTTTCGGGTTTTGTTCCCCTAAACTGGTTTTACTTGAATGATCCTTCCCTCTGCATTGTCAAAGATGAGCAAAAAtggtggtgggtttttgttttttgtttttttccttttcttttttaagccaAGAACATTTTTCTTCAAAATAGCAGCGGTTGTTGCCATGCTCTTGTCCTTGTTGCTATGGTTTTTgtgcgtgtttgtgtgtgctACATCTGATTGGTTGGCTCAGCATAGTCAGACAATTGATAGAAATAtttatgggaggaggaggaggtattgCAGTTTATTATACTATAAAAAGCGAGGTATTGTCCCTCCAATTTGCATTCCAGTTTGAGTTCATGTTAGTCAATGAAAAGGCTTCCATAGTCTGGAGAAGGGGATCAGGCCCCCAAACTGAGCTGACTTAATAAAATGGGCTTGTTGTTTTGTTCATGCTTTGTCCCTGTTCAGTGggctcactctccccccaaatGTATGCATTATCCTTGTTTCTCTTGCGATTATTAAGCCTTTTTGTGagtgttttaaaaacatgtcGCATGATTTCCATGTTATACTAGCAATGACAACCATGTTTGTTAGGActtgctttctcttttcttcctttctctctgacttcttctttttcctcctctctttgaTTGGGATGGGAGGGTGGGTAGATAATGTTTGTGCTTATATTGTTCAGAAATGTTTCCTTGTTTGTAAAATACCCCTCtcgaggtgggggcgggggcaataGGATACATAACAGTTTTAAACAAAGACATCATTTGATCAACCAGCAGTTCTGGATTGTGTTCTGATGCAACAAGATTTTCACTCTTGATGGCACTGGGGTATATTTAAACATGTCCAAATAccttatataaatatatttttctaaGTCAGGCTGGTGCAACAAAACAGGTCAGATCATAACCCTCCATatcccctctctttcctgtttGTCTTGCTGTCTTTAGAGGAAAATGCAAGCAATtcaaggattattattatttttattattattttaacatttatatcccactcttcctccaaggagcccagagtggtacaatacatacttgagtttctctttcacaacaaccctgtgaagtaggttaggctgagagagaagtgactggcccagagtcacccaacgggtttcatggctgaatggggatttgaacttgtgtctccccggtcctagtccagcactctaaccactacaccacactggctctggttCTTGCCTTGGAATTTCTAAATGGTTTGGGTCCAAAACACCCATTTGAGCCCTTCCATGTGTTTTCATCATTTCAGAATGCCCTACTTTGATGACCGTGACATTTGTAAGTCAGGCAACCAATGAAAACGAGTtgggctttttcagtggtggcctctggaactcccttccactcAGGTCCCATTGAGGTGCATAGTGGAAGCATATCTAGTTTATAGTGGTTTATTTGACTGCTTTTATATCTCTTGCCTTTGGTTTATTTACTACCATAGAGATATATTTATAGAAGCTTTTAATACTGTGTTTAtgctgtaaactactttgagggCATGACTCCAAGCCAAAGGGTAGggtataatttaaaaacaaacataaagctAATAAATATATATGTCAATGATATAATAAGACAAAGGAGAAGCTGCCCTCTCAATCCCAACCATTTAGCTTTTGATTTGCACCTTAATATGTTTCAAAACCCTGTCTCCCTCTTAGAATTGACTTGTATGGCTACAAAGCTTGCATGTTAATTATATTGCATTGTATAAGTGTATCATGTATCtattgctctagagcaggggtaccCAACAGGGGGTGTTAGTCCTATGGGTACATGAAGGGCTCCCAGTGGCTACTCAGAGGTCTCTTGCCTCCTCATCTTGCAGCTGCGCTATTTGTTCTTCATTTGAGGATCTCTGGCTTGAAGCTGACACATCCTCAGAGATGTGTCcaatgcagaaggggaggaaggaggatgaagaccctccccttctgttcctgattggctggctatgcgCTGAAGCACAGTGtagccctcccctcagcctgattgATAGGCTACAGAAAAGTAGCACTGAGTAAgccctttgaaattaaaaggaaaagtatCTTGTCATATTAATCTCAATGGGAGTACTCAAGAATAATTTACGGATGTAAGCCAGTCACTGGAGTaccataactgtaacatttaagtgtgtgtgtgtgtgtgtgtgtccgggtGGGCGGGCGGTACTCTAGTTGAAGATTTGCAACAGAAGCGGTACATTTTCTAAAAGTGttggggaacccctgctctagaagactAGACCATACTGGCATTAAAACAGATGTTCCTCCTTCTCAACACTTCTTTGGTATTTGCTTAGGAATTTTTGCATTCAAGTGCTCAAGAGCAGAAGAGATTTTTAACCTGCTGCAGGACCTGATGCAATGCAACAGTATCAATGTGGTGGAGGAACCTGTTGTCATCACAAGAAACAGTCACGCTGCTGAACTGGAACTGCCCCGGACTCCCCAGACACCCAACAGTAAGGTCCTCTTACGGCCTTGtagagagaggggagtgggggcaTCGTTGTGTACTAGTCTTCTGCAATAGCATACCTGCCAAGATGTCCCTTTCCCCCCGTTAACctaaatgggaaaatagggacatgttggcaggtatgcaatagAGCATTTCTTTTGGTCCCAACCATAGTTTGTTCTGGTGGGACCTGCAATATCTGTTCGACTTTTTTAAAGCCTCTGGTGGGATTGTGCCCATTAGTAtccccacctttaaaaaaaaagaatttcatTAGGATGTGGTGCAATTATGGATCAGGCTCAGCTTTCCCACTGCAGAGTCCTGAAAGCTCGGGACAGAGGGCCAGTATGTTTTCCCAGTAGAGTCTTGATCCTTGTGTAGTGTTGTGACATCCCAGCACTGTGCAAGAGATCTACTGCCTTGCCCTCTTTGAATCCTCTCTCCCTAGCCTGGGGCCACTGCACTTGCAGGGCCCAGTGCAGATCTTTACTTTGTATGTAATTCCCAAGTGGATTATATTAGTTGCTTGATCCTCTTGCGCCTTTCTTTTCATACAGCCATTCCCACTTGTGTCCCATGTGGTATGTTTACTCTAAAACCTTAAGCTTTGTGCTGGTTTTGAAACCTTGTTTCCAAggcaataatttaaaacagcagtTTTCAGATAGACTTTATATGCCAGTGTGTTTTCAGCTGAAACTTGTGAAAACTTCTGTAGAGGAATGCGTGAAAATCGATCGGTCTTCAGTTTTTTGTCTTGGTAATAAAATCCCTTGTTTGTTCTCTGTATTCCCAAGTATTTGTATTCCCACATTTGGTTTATCCATTTTACTGTTACTGTGGGTAATAATAATCTGGCTTTATACACTTATAAATTGTATCCTATCCCCTTGCAGTATAAACCTTCATCAACCCATCTAGATCCACTAGCCTATTGGCAGGGGAATCTAGTTTTCTTTGTGAATATATATGCAATTGTGTGAGATGTTGGTTCTGGGGCTCGCTTATAATGCTCACATTCTTAAGTTGCCTTCCTCTTTTTTCCAGCTCTAGGATATACAGTTCCGGGGTTTCCCAATGGGTTCCACAGCTTCCCTAGGGAGACTCCATCTTGCCCTGCAGCTCGACCTCCCTCTATGAGCAGCCTCAGGCATTCCTCAGTCGGTGAAGACTCCACACATGCCCTCATTGTCCCTGATGAGCAAGTATGTCTTTTTTGTGGTGTTGGTGGGACATGTAACCCAAGTTCCTAATTTAtaatacatagaaaaatagtCGTGTTCTTTTTCACATATACATCTCTGTGTCCATGTAACTCTGCTTTTCTAAAACAGTTGATGTGAATGGAGACTGAGGTGTGGGTTTTGTAGATTTCTCATTATGTTGCATCTGAGAGCAGCCTATATTCTCTTTCTGGGTACATATGTGAGGATGTCATTCTTttgcttccccccaaaaaacatctAGTATGGATTCTTTAGCTCTTTGAACCTTATTTTCCTGATCTTACACTATGGTAAgatctgtcagtgactgaccaggagagggatcttggggttgtgtggacagctcattgaaagtgtcgactcaatgtgcggcagctctgaaaaaggccagttccatgctagggatcattaggaagggaactgaaaataaaaatactaatattataatgcccttatacaaaacgatggtgcggccacacctggagtactgcatacaattctggtggtcacatctgaaaaaggcgcagaagagggcaaccaagatgatcaggggcctagatcacctttcttatgaggcaaggctacaacacctggggctttttagtttagaaaaaagtcgactgcggggagacatgatagaggtctataaaatcatgcaaggtgtggagaacgtggatagagagaaatttttctccctctcacataacactagaaccaggggtcatcccatgaaattaattgccaggaaatctaggaccaaaaaagtactttttcacacaatgagtaatcaacttgtggaattctttgccacaagatgtggtgacagccaacaacctggatggctttaagagagtttggataacttcatggaggagaggtctatcatcggctactcgttggatgcctctgagtaccagttgcaagggtaTAACagcggagagagggcatgccctcatattcctgtctgtggcttccactgtgtgaaacaggattctggactagatgggcctggggcctgatccagcaggactgttcttatggtaATCAGTGGCTCTTTTTCTGTACATAGGATTTGGCTTGGCAAAAGTCTGTTGAGAAGGGCAAGAATCTGCCATAGACTATTAATGATACATTGAgtcgggtctcatgatcagtgagacctggtttagaagggtgagcggggagctTGGGCTAAGCCtactccctgcacacgagcagggagggagccctgggtggccggatcggctgcccacacgattgctggctccgtgacggagccggcaggggctggggagcttggggggcatgcgacccctggaagttccagtatgccctgcgcgagtgcatagggcatactggggagacccccggagctgggaggcagcttttcacctcccctctgggggtctacttgtgagtaatcgcggtgcggagccacaccgtggctactcacgatctttaaaaccaggtttgcggagcacttgctccccaaacctggttttaggggaggggtacttaggcgggttacctgcctaggaaccaccaggctcgcagccgagcctggtggttcacacgttggggtgaaattgggctagcctctgctagcccccgctagcctgatttctccccaTCGCCTCATTATTTACTATCTCTTTGAGGAATTTTTTAATTTATCAGTATATATTAATACCAGAATCCAAGTTTAAGATACTTAGTGTTAGGTAGTTTTCATACTTCATTACAATTATAAACTTTACTGTCTACACAAACCTTTTATTCCTGCTTTTAGAATCCTCTCCCAGAGGGGCTTTGTCAGTCTCCCTCTTTgattagtttttaaaagaacttaaaaacctttcttttaaaataagttttaaaaaactggCTATGATTGAGTTTCTGGTTTTAATCCGTTTTAGTCCACACTGCTGTTTTATCTCATTTTATCTTATCTTTTTGCTATTTTAACTTTctgtcttttattgtgttttgttattgtgttgtgtttttaatgtgttttattatcTTCTGTTGTTTTACTGTAAATACTCAGATTTATGGTTTattgtaaaccaacctgagcagcaatgtgctggaggggcaggatagaaatattttaaataaataaatctccctaCCAATGAACAGTGCCGGCTGGAGGAAAATATGCAGATGCCTAGAAATTAAACTCAGTTTTGGTCTTGACATATTTGAATTttgattatttattcattattttttttacatgtatattctgtaggggtgtgcacagaaccgcagagctgcggtccagcactgtggggtgggttcctttaagggcgggggagggtttacttacccctcccgccacttgtccccctccagcgctcgtatttcttgtaaaaattggggcggcaggatacctccctgccgccccttctcgcTCTTCAATGCAAAAGGGGAGGGGTACTCCCTGACGCACATATGAGCGCTGGAGGAGgacaagcggcgggaggggtaagtaaaccctcccccgcccttaaaggaaccccctccacccgaaccgaaccggccaggtccggactggtccagacaatccggaggcctttacaatggcctccggacaggtccggacccatccctaatattctgctcttcccttgaggagctcagagtggtgtacatgcttatctttatcctcacaacaatcctgtgaggtaggttacgctgagagTTACATTAGTATTTTCAGATGAGCTGTGTGATGAGGGTGAATGGAATAGTTTTTTGGAAGCTAGATTTAGACCTGTGCAAGCATTTAGGAATAAATTATTTATTCTTCTGTCAAGTTAAtctccagtttggagatatcttgtGCTGATCTTAAGATAAGCCTAAATTGCTTCAGAGATGCCTCCCTGTGCTTACCAATCAAACCCATTGCTGCAagtcttttctctttcttctgaAAATACTCTTCACTAGCCGTATCAACACCCTCTAGTGATTTCTTTGTCCTCCATATATATGCTCCTTAGAGCCATTGTTCTTTTCCTCATCACTACCTTCTAAcacctcttctctccttgcaGTCCCACACCTATGTGAACACAGGCAGCGGTGAAGAGGAGATGAGGGGCCGGCACTGTATGCACTCCTTGCCTGAAGTCCATCCTCCTGTCCTCCACCCCAGCCACAGCTGCTCCCTGGAGGACCGGAACCCCCAGATTTACCTGCAGCCAGGGGAGGTGAAGTTCGTGTTGGGACCTGCCCCTGGTTACAGGCACATGATGAAATGTGATGGCTTCTGCCGGCCTCATtgggagtgcacagggcatatttGCACccctaataacaacaacaatgaatgcaaaGACGAGTGCCTCACTCCCAAGTGTATGTACGAGAACATCAATGGCCTGCTGCCATCTCGAGGTACTGTGCTTCGTCGTGGGGGTGGAGGGCGCTTGAAAATTGCCCGTGAGGATCTGAATCCTCCCAACTGCTCTCATCGCCGGACCACCCTACTGCACTATGAGAACCTGCCCTCACTGCCACCTTTGTGGGAGTGTCAGCCACTGAGGCAGGACCAGGATGAAGAGGACTCTGGTGACGCGATGACCCCTTCCCCTAATGGTTATACTGAGCCTGAGGAAGATGACCCTATACAAAACTACATGAACTCAGACAGTGCGATACTGCATGGAGGCCTGCGCAGAGGGGGTTGCCTACAGCGCCGCCGGAGCTGTACACCCAGCGTCTTCAATTTCGACTTCCGTCGGCCATGTTtggagcagcagaggcagctcaACTATATCCAGGTGGAACTGGAGGATGACCCCCGCAAAGGGCACCAAAGCACACCAGTCCCCTATGCCCCACATTCTGCTGCCCACCCAGCCCGCAGGACGGATTCCTATGCGGTCATTGACCTTAAAAAGACAGCAGCCATGTCCAACTTGCAGAGAGCACTGCCCCGGGATGATG contains:
- the FRS3 gene encoding fibroblast growth factor receptor substrate 3, whose translation is MGSCCSCPCRDSVPDNHPTKFKVTNVDDEGNELGSGIMELTQRELVLHTHKRDAVRWSYLCLRRYGYDSNLFSFESGRRCQTGQGIFAFKCSRAEEIFNLLQDLMQCNSINVVEEPVVITRNSHAAELELPRTPQTPNTLGYTVPGFPNGFHSFPRETPSCPAARPPSMSSLRHSSVGEDSTHALIVPDEQSHTYVNTGSGEEEMRGRHCMHSLPEVHPPVLHPSHSCSLEDRNPQIYLQPGEVKFVLGPAPGYRHMMKCDGFCRPHWECTGHICTPNNNNNECKDECLTPKCMYENINGLLPSRGTVLRRGGGGRLKIAREDLNPPNCSHRRTTLLHYENLPSLPPLWECQPLRQDQDEEDSGDAMTPSPNGYTEPEEDDPIQNYMNSDSAILHGGLRRGGCLQRRRSCTPSVFNFDFRRPCLEQQRQLNYIQVELEDDPRKGHQSTPVPYAPHSAAHPARRTDSYAVIDLKKTAAMSNLQRALPRDDGTSRKTRHNSTDLPL